In a single window of the Anaerolineae bacterium genome:
- a CDS encoding redoxin domain-containing protein, with product DAFRRYWEAEHIPFPGLADPTHRVAKLYRQQIKLTGLGRMPATLLVDKQGRIRFQHFGDSMKDIPPNEQILALLEALNAEASAEKKGDAPGQ from the coding sequence GATGCCTTTCGGCGCTACTGGGAGGCGGAGCACATCCCGTTCCCCGGCCTGGCCGACCCGACCCATCGCGTGGCGAAGCTGTACCGCCAGCAGATCAAGCTGACCGGCCTTGGCCGGATGCCGGCGACCCTGTTGGTGGACAAACAGGGCAGGATCCGCTTTCAGCATTTCGGCGATTCCATGAAGGACATCCCGCCGAACGAACAGATCCTCGCCCTGTTGGAGGCGCTGAACGCCGAAGCCTCAGCGGAGAAGAAAGGGGACGCCCCGGGGCAATGA